ATGGAGGTAAAAAAGAGAGAACGTTCTGTGTATTCAAAATCTTCTCACTTTTGAGAAATGGTCCCAATAACTTTTCATGGTTTATGTGAACAGACTCTGTAGGTTATGGGGAGCCTCTGGTTGCCGTCTTGCCATCGTTCCATGATATCAACATCCAGTGATACTCATCCGGAGACTGtactctttcatcttctcttatCTTTCTTTTATGGAGTATGTATTCGGCTGATTGCAAAGAGCTTGAGATTCTATTTTGATCTTCATCTTGATCATGATTTGTGTGGAGATCTAATTCCTGAACATGTGACGCAgctatattgtttttttgtcaCTCTTTGGATTTTGGTTCGTCTTAGTATGGATTATCTTATTTTCTgcacaagagaaaaaaaactatagatTGTTGAAATGAGCATATAACTTCACTCTTTTGGTAAGTTGTATGTTTGTATCTAGGATGATGAGAAGCTATAAGATTCTCTAGTTGAAAAATACTCTTAGCTGGCCATAAGTAGTGGAAGATCCACAAAAGTTTTGGCGAATCTGTTATGCTTTATTTAGCAACTTGTACGCTGCTTTCTTTTTTTGGAGTTAAAAGGCTTTATCAACGAGGCTTATTGATAAAGAGAGAGCATTTTCTTTCTGTGCAGTACATATACGTTGATCTTAGGTACCAATTGAAGAATACTTTGAAGGCCTTTAATGTGATTTAATATCAGTTTCTGGTTAGGTAACTTCCAGATATGGGGGTAGTTCATTGAGTTCTCTAacgtttaaatatatatacacctGAATATGCTATCTATTTACTCAGTACCTGCAAAATGTTGTGAGCCGGATATCAAATACTTGTAGCTACTCTTGTCATATCATATTGACATATTCTTGTAAAAATACACTGCACTGATGCAGCAATGGATGGTGGACTCATCTTTTTATAAAGTTCTTTCAATGTTTATTGTCCCAGCTGCATTTTAGAAAACTTACTATCTGTTCCAAAAGTAATTATATGCTTATTCACCTCTGATGATAACACATGAACATAGAGAAGCATCATTTTGATGATTGATTGTATGACACAAattcttttattcttttatcCTTGTACTTagagcagaagaagatccttttTTTTCTCACAGGATGCTTATCTAATCAAAAGGACATTTAAAGTGGAGATCAAAGACATGAAGAGCAGTGCTTTCAACGATAAGactttgtgtttgtttgtttgtttgttctcaTATGTGGGTGTTTAAGTTACATCTTCCAACGTATACATTTAAGTAATAAACATTTTACCTTTTGACCAAATGATTTGAAAAATCTagtaataaacaaataaaacaatcaatgAGGCCACAGCTTTTTCACTAAAGAGCAGCAACACACTTCCCCACACACACAcaactttctttcttttcgtCTCTCTTCTTCCACTGTCAGATTCTTCTTTATTCATTTCTGTgatcttcttgtttcttctttcaCTTTTGTTTCCTCACagatctctctcttcttccaaCTCCAATGGAGTCTAACTGTAAACTCTATGCTTACTTCcatctcttcctcctcttcttcacttCACTAACACAAGCAGCTGACCCTCAAACAGAATCCCTCCTCACCTTAAAATCACTACTCACCGACAACAACTCCAACACCTTACAAGACTGGTCCCTCAACTCCAACACCAAACCAGTCCCCTCCTGCTCCTGGTCCGGCATCCTCTGCAACCAAAACTCAACCTCAGTCATCTCCATCAACCTCTCCTCCAAAAGCCTCTCCGGAACCTTCCCAGCCACTCTACTCACCGCCTTCACCGACCTCCTCGAGCTCAACATCAGCGACAACTCCTTCTCAGGCTCGCTCCCACAAGAGATCTTCAACCTCACAACCCTCAGAAGCCTCGACATAAGCCTAAACAACTTCTCAGGCCCTTTCCCAAACGGTGCCTCCTCCCTCAAAAGCCTCACCATCCTAAACGCCTTGAGCAACAGCTTCACAGGCTCCTTACCAACCGATCTCCCTCTCCTGGAGAGTCTCAAGGTGCTGAACCTCGCTGGAAGCTACTTCACAGGTTCGATCCCTGCTCAATACGGTTCTTTCAAGAGCCTAGAGTTTCTTCATTTAGGTGGGAACTTACTCAGTGGTCACATACCTAAAGAGCTTGGGGGTTTGAAGAGTATGACTCACATGGAGATTGGTTACAACTCTTACCAAGGAGTGATCCCTTGGCAGATAGGCTTCATGAGTGAGCTCAAGTACTTAGACATAGCTGGAGCCAACCTCTCTGGCTTCTTACCAAAGCATTTCAGCAACTTAACCAAGCTTGAGTCATTGTTCCTCTTCAGGAACCATCTCTCTGGTTCCATCCCTTGGGAGCTTGGAAGCATCACTTCTCTTGTTAACTTAGACCTTTCAGACAATCATCTCTCTGGGACCATACCTGAGAGCTTTGCGGAGTTAAAGAATCTTAAGCTGTTGAGTCTTATGTACAATGAGATGAGTGGGACTCTCCCTGAAGGAATAGCTCAGCTTCCTTCTTTGGATACTCTCTTCATATGGAACAATTACTTCTCTGGTTCACTTCCAAAGAGTTTAGGGATGAACTCTAACCTTAGATGGGTTGATGTCTCCACCAACAGTTTCCAAGGAGAGATCCCACAAGGCATTTGCTCAAGAGGCTTTCTTTACAAGCTCATGCTCTTCTCCAATAACTTCACTGGGACTCTGTCGCCATCACTCACTAATTGTTCAGCTCTTGTTCGTATCCGGCTCGAAGATAATGCCTTCTCTGGTGTGATACCTTTTAGCTTTAGCCAGCTTCCTGATATCTCTTACATAGACCTCTCTAGAAACAAACTCACTGGAGGGGTTCCTCAAGATATCTCCAAAGCTAGAAAGCTTGAGTACTTCAATATCTCACATAACCCTGAGTTGGGAGGCAAACTATTACCGGAGATTTGGTCTTTGCCGCGTCTTCGCAACTTCTCTGCCTCCTCTTGCGGTATCTCCGGCCCTCTCCCTGAGTTTGAGTCATCATGCAAGTCCATCACTGTTATTGAGCTGAGTAACAACAACATATCAGGGACTATAGCACCGTCTGTCTTCTCTTGCCGGTCTCTTTACAAGATGGATTTAGCTGGAAACATCATTGCAGGTGGTGTTCCTGAGGAACTAGCAAAGCTTCCACATCTGAAAGTCTTGGATTTATCAGACAACAACTTGGCTGGTTCCATCCCTTCTGACAAAGTGTTTAGATCAATGGGGAAAGAAGCATATGAAGGGAATGCAAACTTGTGTGGACTTCCTTTGAAGCCATGTGCTGCTTACAGTTCAAGAAAGCTTGTGTCTGTTCTGGTGGCTTGTCTAGTATCCTTTGTAATAATAGTAGCTGGAACTTTGGGGTTGTACTATGTTCGTCATAGAAGTTCAGGGAGGTGG
The nucleotide sequence above comes from Brassica napus cultivar Da-Ae chromosome A9, Da-Ae, whole genome shotgun sequence. Encoded proteins:
- the LOC106368104 gene encoding leucine-rich repeat receptor-like protein kinase TDR; amino-acid sequence: MESNCKLYAYFHLFLLFFTSLTQAADPQTESLLTLKSLLTDNNSNTLQDWSLNSNTKPVPSCSWSGILCNQNSTSVISINLSSKSLSGTFPATLLTAFTDLLELNISDNSFSGSLPQEIFNLTTLRSLDISLNNFSGPFPNGASSLKSLTILNALSNSFTGSLPTDLPLLESLKVLNLAGSYFTGSIPAQYGSFKSLEFLHLGGNLLSGHIPKELGGLKSMTHMEIGYNSYQGVIPWQIGFMSELKYLDIAGANLSGFLPKHFSNLTKLESLFLFRNHLSGSIPWELGSITSLVNLDLSDNHLSGTIPESFAELKNLKLLSLMYNEMSGTLPEGIAQLPSLDTLFIWNNYFSGSLPKSLGMNSNLRWVDVSTNSFQGEIPQGICSRGFLYKLMLFSNNFTGTLSPSLTNCSALVRIRLEDNAFSGVIPFSFSQLPDISYIDLSRNKLTGGVPQDISKARKLEYFNISHNPELGGKLLPEIWSLPRLRNFSASSCGISGPLPEFESSCKSITVIELSNNNISGTIAPSVFSCRSLYKMDLAGNIIAGGVPEELAKLPHLKVLDLSDNNLAGSIPSDKVFRSMGKEAYEGNANLCGLPLKPCAAYSSRKLVSVLVACLVSFVIIVAGTLGLYYVRHRSSGRWKMVSFSGLPHFTADDVLRSFGSPEEPPQVSSSMCKAVLPTGITVTVRKIELQGKKRGVVLKVLTQMGNARHVNLVRLLGFCYNNHLVHVLYDNNNLHTGTLAEKMRTKKRDWVTKKRIISGVAKGLCFLHHECYPPIPHGDVKSSNVLFSDDNNMEPCLGEFGFKYMLHLNKGLVSSDQMNDVIRAEQQKDVYSFGELVLEILSNGKLRDAGRLVHNKPKDVLLREVYAENENVVEQEVKRVVEVALLCISSNHSDRPSMEDALRFLSESHSSRIK